In a genomic window of Hyalangium gracile:
- the holA gene encoding DNA polymerase III subunit delta: MSAEMDDVLAEVKAGKVAPLYLLWGEEFLVRKGADELVKALVPDASMGLNFAVLDASSPREVAQELATMPLFPGRKVVLVRDPEFVAPKKGRGDALGKAREAWKAGKRKEGARRLLALAARAGWGVDQLDPTAPGAPSVEEWKEELDVDLAEVDLAFLKEAAAFCRDERITAPEGDASALLELLQKGLPKGHALVLAATDVDAKSPLLKFAKDQGHLVERKVAARHKDLDLSEIATEFLAPFKKKLGRGALEQLKERVGGNIRLLQSELEKLAVYVGDSATIEVADVALLVHHAREEEYFELSESLQKRDLKGALGYAEDAMGQGTHALQLLGAVASIVRGLLENHERLGQYAKGSAPRSFDDFKSRIFPKIEQEAKAAKGRAPHPYAAFLSMQAAARYERRELLRALVHCAEADLELKSSASGKLVIERLLWSLCARPA, translated from the coding sequence GTGAGCGCGGAGATGGATGACGTGCTGGCGGAGGTGAAGGCGGGCAAGGTGGCGCCGCTGTACCTGCTCTGGGGCGAGGAGTTCCTGGTACGCAAGGGCGCCGACGAGCTGGTGAAGGCGCTGGTGCCGGACGCCTCCATGGGGCTGAACTTCGCGGTGCTGGACGCGTCCTCCCCGCGCGAGGTGGCGCAGGAGCTGGCCACGATGCCGCTCTTCCCGGGCCGCAAGGTGGTGCTGGTGCGCGATCCCGAGTTCGTCGCGCCCAAGAAGGGGCGGGGGGACGCGCTGGGCAAGGCGCGCGAGGCGTGGAAGGCCGGCAAGCGCAAGGAAGGGGCGCGCCGGCTGCTGGCCCTGGCGGCCCGGGCGGGCTGGGGCGTGGACCAGCTCGATCCGACGGCGCCCGGCGCGCCCTCGGTGGAGGAGTGGAAGGAGGAGCTGGACGTGGACCTGGCGGAGGTGGACCTCGCCTTCCTCAAGGAGGCCGCCGCGTTCTGCCGGGACGAGCGCATCACCGCGCCGGAGGGAGATGCGTCGGCGCTGCTGGAGCTGCTCCAGAAGGGGCTGCCCAAGGGGCACGCGCTGGTGCTGGCCGCCACGGACGTGGATGCCAAGAGCCCGCTGCTCAAGTTCGCCAAGGACCAGGGGCACCTCGTCGAGCGCAAGGTGGCCGCGCGCCACAAGGATCTGGATCTCTCGGAGATCGCCACCGAGTTCCTGGCGCCCTTCAAGAAGAAGCTGGGCCGCGGGGCGCTGGAGCAGCTCAAGGAGCGCGTGGGCGGCAACATCCGGCTGCTCCAGTCGGAGTTGGAGAAGCTGGCCGTCTATGTCGGAGACAGCGCCACCATCGAGGTGGCGGACGTGGCGCTGCTGGTGCACCACGCGCGCGAGGAGGAGTACTTCGAGCTCTCCGAGTCGCTCCAGAAGCGCGATCTGAAGGGCGCGCTGGGCTACGCCGAGGATGCGATGGGGCAGGGGACGCACGCGCTGCAGCTGCTGGGTGCGGTGGCCTCCATCGTGCGCGGGCTGCTGGAGAACCACGAGCGGCTGGGGCAGTACGCGAAGGGCTCCGCGCCGCGCTCGTTCGATGACTTCAAGTCGCGCATCTTCCCGAAGATCGAGCAGGAGGCGAAGGCGGCCAAGGGCCGCGCCCCGCACCCCTACGCCGCCTTCCTGAGCATGCAGGCCGCGGCGCGCTACGAGCGGCGGGAGCTGCTGCGCGCGCTGGTGCACTGCGCGGAGGCGGACCTGGAGCTGAAGTCCTCCGCCAGCGGCAAGCTCGTCATCGAGCGCCTGCTCTGGAGCCTCTGCGCGCGGCCTGCCTGA
- a CDS encoding HEAT repeat domain-containing protein: MNEAIQELGQQLSSDDPYERETSALELAELEDPQAAPFLARATEDEEASVRRWGAYGLAKLGRPADAPTLRRVLSKDPDPRVRVQAAFGLARLGEKEALEKLPPFLADPSVDVRRDAATMLISLPDSAPVRAVLKPLLAARDERTRAWAAGLLHSLGEPDAFPKWHGALASTESRRDAVLAVPLMREPRSIREILRLLAEMPQEELEASAEEEPALLDMLCDALRLSGLELLLDSDTDEALRADLLILVGRHRTLIPELMSDIVEAFAQRSPEKLGQELAELLHEREPEERGPFFANLASLFPKAALPTLAELKAPDREQVLRTVAQVARDAQGEDPELVTLCEELRATPYGHHFEGLPTGPIQRERQAAEGEDDWDGETQEQAIPDDEELLEEEPDEDEDSWTEPVPPEAEAVAQRALVLGGLLRRLALEERLAKARDSAAKEELLRLRKWMDEEGLFSTLGVTGMELLEEEPGTWSPDDCQSVAWSAEELQLLLWALKQGKLPPAEARVETAPLLERLPLLKDPQPFLESAERRPLEEVQVQRDRWEVLLECARYESFARGIAADPSIAEADPDLETLLESAEEVGFDRKGVTSSQGKARAAVEGLRHWSRHRVTELQEEGLLPGKPGEGLLFGGKPLQALDETTLADLLALAHGRFKALEWLAAGGEALPEGEEEAG; the protein is encoded by the coding sequence ATGAACGAGGCCATCCAGGAGCTGGGCCAGCAGCTCTCCTCCGACGATCCCTACGAGCGCGAGACGTCCGCCCTGGAGCTGGCCGAGCTGGAGGATCCCCAGGCAGCCCCGTTCCTCGCGCGCGCCACCGAGGACGAGGAGGCGTCGGTTCGCCGGTGGGGCGCCTACGGGCTGGCCAAGCTCGGCCGCCCCGCGGACGCGCCCACCCTGCGCCGCGTGCTGTCGAAGGATCCCGACCCGCGGGTGCGCGTCCAGGCGGCGTTCGGCCTGGCGCGGCTGGGCGAGAAGGAGGCGCTGGAGAAGCTGCCCCCGTTCCTGGCGGATCCCTCCGTGGACGTGCGGCGCGACGCGGCCACGATGCTGATCTCCCTGCCGGACTCCGCCCCCGTGCGGGCCGTGCTGAAGCCCCTGCTCGCGGCTCGCGACGAGCGCACCCGGGCCTGGGCCGCGGGGCTGCTGCACTCCCTGGGAGAGCCTGACGCCTTCCCGAAGTGGCACGGCGCGCTGGCCTCCACCGAGAGCCGCCGTGACGCGGTGCTCGCCGTGCCGCTCATGCGGGAGCCTCGCTCCATCCGCGAGATCCTCCGACTGCTCGCGGAGATGCCCCAGGAGGAGCTCGAGGCCTCCGCGGAGGAGGAGCCCGCGCTCCTCGACATGCTGTGCGACGCGCTGAGGCTGTCCGGCCTGGAGCTGCTGCTCGACTCCGACACGGATGAGGCCCTCCGGGCGGACCTGCTCATCCTGGTGGGCCGTCACAGGACGCTCATCCCGGAGCTCATGAGCGACATCGTCGAGGCCTTCGCCCAGCGCTCCCCCGAGAAGCTGGGCCAGGAGCTGGCGGAGCTCCTCCACGAGCGCGAGCCGGAGGAGCGCGGGCCGTTCTTCGCGAACCTCGCTTCCCTGTTCCCCAAGGCCGCCCTGCCCACGCTGGCGGAGCTCAAGGCCCCGGATCGCGAGCAGGTGCTGCGCACGGTGGCCCAGGTGGCCCGCGACGCCCAGGGCGAGGATCCCGAGCTCGTGACGCTCTGCGAGGAGCTGCGCGCCACTCCCTACGGCCACCACTTCGAGGGGCTGCCCACCGGTCCCATCCAGCGCGAGCGGCAGGCGGCGGAGGGCGAGGATGACTGGGACGGAGAGACACAGGAGCAGGCCATCCCCGACGACGAGGAGCTGCTCGAGGAGGAGCCGGACGAGGACGAGGACTCCTGGACGGAGCCGGTGCCGCCGGAGGCGGAGGCCGTGGCCCAGCGCGCCCTGGTGCTCGGAGGGCTGCTGCGGAGGCTGGCCCTGGAGGAGCGGCTGGCGAAGGCCAGGGACTCCGCCGCGAAGGAGGAGCTCCTCCGGCTGCGGAAGTGGATGGATGAGGAGGGCCTCTTCAGCACCCTGGGCGTCACCGGCATGGAGCTGCTCGAAGAGGAGCCCGGCACCTGGTCCCCGGACGATTGTCAGTCCGTGGCCTGGAGCGCCGAGGAGCTGCAGCTGCTCCTCTGGGCCCTGAAGCAGGGCAAGCTGCCGCCGGCCGAGGCCCGCGTGGAGACCGCGCCGCTCCTGGAGCGCCTGCCGCTCCTCAAGGATCCCCAGCCCTTCCTGGAGTCCGCCGAGCGGCGCCCGCTCGAAGAGGTGCAGGTGCAGCGCGACCGCTGGGAGGTGCTCCTGGAGTGCGCCCGGTACGAGTCGTTTGCCCGGGGCATCGCGGCCGATCCGTCGATCGCCGAGGCGGATCCCGATCTGGAGACGCTGCTCGAGTCCGCCGAGGAGGTGGGCTTCGACCGCAAGGGCGTCACGTCCAGCCAGGGCAAGGCGCGCGCCGCGGTGGAGGGGCTGCGCCACTGGTCCCGCCACCGCGTCACCGAGCTTCAGGAGGAGGGGCTGCTGCCAGGCAAGCCCGGCGAGGGCCTCCTCTTCGGGGGCAAGCCGCTGCAAGCCCTGGACGAGACGACGCTGGCCGACCTGCTCGCGCTGGCCCACGGACGCTTCAAGGCGCTGGAGTGGCTCGCCGCGGGTGGCGAGGCCCTCCCCGAGGGAGAGGAAGAGGCCGGCTGA
- a CDS encoding response regulator — translation MAKILIVDDEVQVASALRRLFRREGFAVEVALNGEEALQKLATFDPDLVISDFRMKGMNGAELLEKVLRVAPRAVRILLSGHADLWSTSPTSSAQAVSHFISKPWDDDHLVSRVRSLLGGQQEPSASSP, via the coding sequence ATGGCGAAGATCCTCATCGTCGACGACGAAGTGCAGGTGGCCAGCGCGCTTCGGCGGCTGTTCCGGCGAGAGGGGTTTGCCGTGGAGGTGGCGCTCAACGGCGAGGAGGCGCTCCAGAAGCTCGCCACGTTCGATCCGGACCTGGTCATCTCCGACTTCCGGATGAAGGGCATGAACGGCGCGGAGCTGCTGGAGAAGGTGCTGCGCGTCGCCCCCAGGGCCGTGCGCATCCTCCTGTCCGGCCACGCGGACCTGTGGAGCACCTCGCCGACCTCCTCGGCCCAGGCCGTGTCCCACTTCATCAGCAAGCCGTGGGACGACGACCACCTGGTCTCCCGGGTCAGGAGCCTGCTCGGGGGTCAGCAGGAGCCCTCCGCCTCCAGCCCCTGA
- a CDS encoding NRDE family protein encodes MCTILILRHVHPEWPLILATNRDELYARPTSGPQVLPGTPRIVVPGRDSVHGGTWMGVTDTGLFVGLTNQPRALTEGVAPRSRGEVVLEALRAGNLEAVERYLDTLDPALFSPFNLLYGDASRLRVAYARPATPRLIREDVPSGIHVLPNNVLDAPSLPKVERARMLAAEHARRPWPELAGRLQELLADHHLPPEEQLPEPPPDAPVSRELARQLQALCIHTPAYGTRSSALLALAPGRVGHFLVSEIPPCRHAFQDRWSLLAPL; translated from the coding sequence ATGTGCACCATCCTCATCCTCCGCCACGTCCATCCCGAGTGGCCCCTCATCCTCGCCACCAACCGGGATGAGCTCTACGCCCGCCCCACCTCCGGCCCCCAGGTGCTCCCCGGCACCCCGCGCATCGTCGTCCCCGGGCGGGACAGCGTGCACGGCGGCACGTGGATGGGCGTGACGGACACGGGCCTCTTCGTGGGGCTGACCAATCAGCCCCGCGCGCTGACCGAGGGCGTGGCCCCCCGCTCGCGAGGCGAGGTGGTGCTCGAGGCGCTCCGCGCCGGGAATCTCGAGGCCGTCGAGCGTTACCTCGACACATTGGACCCTGCCCTCTTCAGCCCCTTCAACCTGCTCTATGGAGACGCCTCGCGGCTGCGGGTGGCCTATGCGCGCCCCGCCACCCCGCGGCTGATCCGCGAGGATGTGCCCTCCGGCATCCACGTGCTTCCCAATAACGTGCTCGATGCCCCCTCGCTCCCCAAGGTGGAGCGGGCCCGGATGCTCGCGGCCGAGCACGCCCGGCGGCCCTGGCCCGAGCTGGCAGGCAGGCTCCAGGAGCTCCTGGCCGACCATCACCTCCCGCCGGAAGAGCAGCTCCCCGAGCCTCCGCCCGATGCTCCCGTCTCGCGCGAGCTGGCCCGGCAGCTCCAGGCCCTCTGCATCCACACGCCGGCCTACGGGACGCGCTCCTCGGCCCTGCTGGCCCTGGCCCCGGGCCGCGTGGGCCATTTCCTCGTGTCCGAAATCCCCCCATGCCGCCACGCGTTCCAAGACCGCTGGAGCCTGCTTGCTCCACTGTGA
- the metG gene encoding methionine--tRNA ligase yields the protein MAEKILVTSALPYANGPIHIGHAVEYIQTDIYVRFLRSCGKDVVYFCADDTHGTPIELSASKQGIKPEEFIAGIYELHKKDFEELGVSVDWFHSTNSPENRHYAELIYGRLKEKGDIERRDIEQAYCETDKRFLPDRFIKGTCPNCKATEQYGDSCEKCGKAYSSTDLLDPKCSLCGTPPVRKNSTHLFFKLSRHEGFLREVLKRPGFLHQGLATQLQSFFEKGLADWDISRDGPYFGFAIPGETDKYFYVWLDAPIGYIATTEKWSKETGKAKSALDYWAADSGARIIHFIGKDIVYFHALFWPAVLQVAGLHVPNEIKVHGHLTVNGEKMSKRRGTLVPVRTYLDNLDPSYLRFFYAASLGPGPEDFDLNLKDFRLRVNGELVNNVGNLANRGLSMLAGPLEKRLAPGREGPGKALVEAALARVPEVREAFEKLEFRSAIKAIVEIAQSANGFLQAQAPWAKIKTDPEAARADLSDAADVAYLLGALLTPVIPRVTERLFAQLNAPPLTFAALEKATYPLLDRSRPIGTPEPLLPRLEEEKVNALIPPTTEPEPAKEAPKKGEKKAEKAEKKPAEAPTTQASPGAGAGGAPGEIEYDDFAKVSLKAGKIVAAEKVAGADKLLKLTVELGEAAPRTIVSGIALAYTPEQVTGRRVVVVTNLKPRKLKGIESRGMLLTAEMGEKGLSLLDPGDVPPGSPVK from the coding sequence ATGGCGGAGAAGATCCTCGTCACCAGCGCGCTTCCGTACGCGAACGGGCCCATCCACATCGGCCACGCCGTCGAGTACATCCAGACCGACATCTACGTGCGCTTCCTGCGCTCGTGCGGCAAGGACGTCGTCTACTTCTGCGCGGATGACACGCACGGCACGCCCATCGAGCTGAGCGCGTCGAAGCAGGGCATCAAGCCGGAGGAGTTCATCGCCGGCATCTACGAGCTGCACAAGAAGGACTTCGAGGAGCTGGGCGTGAGCGTGGACTGGTTCCACTCCACGAACTCCCCCGAGAACCGCCACTACGCGGAGCTCATCTACGGGCGCCTCAAGGAGAAGGGGGACATCGAGCGGCGCGACATCGAGCAGGCGTACTGCGAGACGGACAAGCGCTTCCTGCCGGACCGCTTCATCAAGGGCACCTGCCCCAACTGCAAGGCGACGGAGCAGTACGGGGACTCGTGCGAGAAGTGCGGCAAGGCCTACAGCTCCACGGATCTGCTCGATCCGAAGTGCTCGCTGTGCGGCACGCCGCCGGTGCGGAAGAACTCCACGCACCTGTTCTTCAAGCTGTCGCGCCACGAGGGCTTCCTGCGCGAGGTGCTCAAGCGCCCGGGCTTCCTCCACCAGGGGCTGGCCACGCAGCTGCAGAGCTTCTTCGAGAAGGGGCTGGCGGACTGGGACATCAGCCGGGACGGGCCGTACTTCGGCTTCGCCATCCCGGGTGAGACGGACAAGTACTTCTACGTGTGGCTGGACGCGCCCATCGGGTACATCGCCACCACGGAGAAGTGGTCGAAGGAGACGGGCAAGGCGAAGAGCGCGCTGGACTACTGGGCCGCGGACAGCGGCGCGCGCATCATCCACTTCATCGGCAAGGACATCGTCTACTTCCACGCGCTGTTCTGGCCGGCGGTGCTCCAGGTGGCGGGCCTGCACGTGCCCAACGAGATCAAGGTCCACGGCCACCTCACCGTGAACGGCGAGAAGATGTCCAAGCGGCGCGGCACCCTGGTGCCCGTGCGCACGTACCTGGACAACCTGGACCCGAGCTACCTGCGCTTCTTCTACGCGGCGAGCCTGGGGCCGGGGCCGGAGGACTTCGATCTGAACCTGAAGGACTTCCGCCTGCGGGTGAACGGCGAGCTGGTCAACAACGTGGGCAACCTGGCCAACCGGGGCCTGTCCATGCTGGCGGGGCCGCTCGAGAAGCGGCTGGCGCCGGGCCGGGAGGGGCCGGGCAAGGCGCTGGTGGAGGCGGCGCTGGCTCGGGTGCCCGAGGTGCGCGAGGCCTTCGAGAAGCTGGAGTTCCGCAGCGCCATCAAGGCCATCGTGGAGATTGCCCAGTCCGCGAACGGCTTCCTGCAGGCGCAGGCGCCGTGGGCGAAGATCAAGACGGATCCCGAGGCCGCGCGGGCGGATCTCTCGGACGCGGCGGACGTGGCCTACCTGCTGGGCGCGCTGCTCACGCCCGTCATTCCGCGGGTGACGGAGCGGCTCTTCGCGCAGCTCAACGCGCCGCCGCTGACGTTCGCGGCGCTGGAGAAGGCCACCTACCCGCTGCTGGATCGCAGCCGTCCCATCGGCACGCCCGAGCCGCTGCTGCCGAGGCTCGAGGAGGAGAAGGTCAACGCCCTCATCCCTCCGACCACCGAGCCCGAGCCGGCGAAGGAGGCCCCGAAGAAGGGGGAGAAGAAGGCCGAGAAGGCCGAGAAGAAGCCGGCCGAGGCGCCCACCACGCAGGCCTCGCCGGGGGCGGGCGCGGGTGGGGCTCCGGGCGAGATCGAGTACGACGACTTCGCGAAGGTGTCGCTCAAGGCGGGGAAGATCGTCGCGGCCGAGAAGGTGGCCGGGGCGGACAAGCTCCTGAAGCTCACGGTGGAGCTGGGTGAGGCCGCGCCGCGCACCATCGTGTCGGGCATCGCGCTGGCGTATACGCCGGAGCAGGTGACGGGCCGCCGGGTGGTGGTGGTGACGAACCTCAAGCCCCGGAAGCTCAAGGGCATCGAGTCGCGAGGGATGCTCCTGACGGCGGAGATGGGGGAGAAGGGGCTGTCGCTGCTGGATCCGGGGGATGTGCCTCCCGGCTCCCCGGTGAAGTGA
- a CDS encoding HEAT repeat domain-containing protein — MDWRAERDRALLALEREKRPQARAEAADLLVQLAAEEPSRASEFSEALVRLLADAQGEVRRSGIGLATLVLTPEELPGALTARLSDTDLGVRLEATGRIADLALPELRGALARMLEDPIPEIRFEAARGMAALKHSSGLDILVEALDTDILRFRALGALAELGDARALPAVKRLFGRWLLPAFERTQAAGVLARLGDAEGAEYLLKRTQKKWSADRALAVELCGEVKATGALERLHAILRDPKDPCRGAAARGLGRLGDPKALPWLLALLEDTAAPEDCRLDAADGLWRLGLPEGQARVKAAAPTFASPEAREELAELLQEKP; from the coding sequence ATGGACTGGCGGGCGGAGCGGGATCGGGCGCTGCTCGCCCTCGAGCGGGAGAAGCGTCCGCAGGCCCGCGCCGAGGCCGCTGATCTCCTCGTCCAGCTCGCGGCGGAGGAGCCCTCGCGGGCCTCGGAGTTCTCCGAGGCGCTCGTGCGGTTGCTCGCGGATGCGCAGGGCGAGGTCCGCCGCTCGGGGATCGGGCTGGCCACGCTGGTGCTGACTCCCGAGGAGCTGCCCGGCGCGCTCACGGCGCGGCTCTCGGACACGGATCTGGGCGTGCGCCTGGAGGCGACGGGGCGGATCGCGGACCTGGCGCTTCCGGAGCTGCGGGGCGCGCTGGCGCGGATGCTGGAGGACCCCATCCCCGAGATCCGCTTCGAGGCGGCGCGTGGCATGGCGGCGCTCAAGCACAGCTCGGGGCTGGACATCCTGGTGGAGGCGCTGGACACGGACATCCTTCGTTTCCGGGCGCTGGGGGCGCTGGCGGAGCTGGGGGACGCACGTGCGCTGCCGGCGGTGAAGCGGCTCTTTGGCCGCTGGCTGCTTCCCGCCTTCGAGCGCACCCAGGCCGCGGGAGTGCTCGCGCGACTGGGCGACGCGGAGGGGGCGGAGTACCTCCTGAAGCGCACCCAGAAGAAGTGGAGCGCGGATCGAGCGCTTGCCGTGGAGCTGTGCGGCGAGGTGAAGGCAACCGGGGCGCTGGAGCGGCTGCATGCCATCCTGCGGGATCCGAAGGATCCGTGCCGGGGCGCGGCGGCTCGGGGGCTGGGGCGGCTGGGAGACCCGAAGGCGCTGCCGTGGCTGCTGGCGCTGCTCGAGGACACGGCAGCCCCCGAGGACTGCAGGCTGGACGCGGCCGATGGCCTCTGGCGGCTCGGGCTGCCCGAGGGACAGGCGCGCGTGAAGGCGGCTGCCCCCACCTTCGCTTCACCCGAAGCGCGTGAGGAGCTCGCTGAACTGTTGCAGGAGAAGCCATGA
- a CDS encoding TatD family hydrolase — MRLIDAHCHLERADFTEVGAVLERARAAGVVHAVIVGQFQAPGDWGNALELAAAHPDFLSPTLGIHPHDAAKATEEDFATLERTCARPELRAVGEAGLDYYYDRSPRDVQAEVFRRQCALARKLDKPLVVHVRDAHEDCEAILREEGLRRGVIHCFTGDTAAARRYLELGFHISLSGVVTYKKTEALQDAVRFTPLDRLMVETDSPFLAPVPHRGRKNEPAHVVETARKVAELKGVSLDELAATTTATAAALFGLRVS; from the coding sequence ATGAGACTCATCGACGCACACTGTCACCTGGAGCGCGCGGACTTCACGGAGGTGGGCGCCGTCCTGGAGCGCGCCCGCGCCGCCGGGGTGGTGCACGCCGTCATCGTGGGCCAGTTCCAGGCTCCTGGAGACTGGGGCAACGCGCTGGAGCTGGCCGCGGCCCACCCGGACTTCCTGTCGCCCACGTTGGGCATCCATCCGCACGATGCCGCGAAGGCCACCGAGGAGGACTTCGCCACGCTGGAGCGCACCTGCGCCCGGCCCGAGCTGCGCGCGGTGGGAGAGGCGGGCCTGGACTACTACTACGATCGCTCTCCGCGCGATGTGCAGGCGGAGGTGTTCCGGCGCCAGTGCGCCCTGGCGCGCAAGCTGGACAAGCCCCTGGTGGTGCACGTGCGGGACGCCCACGAGGACTGCGAGGCCATCCTGCGCGAGGAGGGGCTGCGCCGCGGCGTCATCCACTGCTTCACGGGAGACACGGCCGCGGCTCGGCGCTACCTGGAGCTGGGGTTCCACATCTCCCTGTCCGGCGTGGTGACGTACAAGAAGACGGAGGCGCTTCAGGACGCGGTACGCTTCACGCCGCTGGATCGGCTCATGGTGGAGACGGACAGCCCCTTCCTGGCGCCCGTGCCGCACCGTGGGCGCAAGAACGAGCCCGCGCACGTGGTGGAGACCGCGCGCAAGGTGGCGGAGCTGAAGGGCGTGTCTCTCGATGAGCTGGCGGCCACCACCACGGCCACCGCCGCGGCCCTGTTCGGGCTCCGGGTGTCGTAG
- a CDS encoding HD domain-containing phosphohydrolase, producing the protein MSKRRLGERLIEAGLVTAEAVEKALEHQKITGYKLGDCLVELGLLQEAALLRFLAAEFNTRFVSAEKLAKAKLPTDVLDKLPVRMAEAQTVLPLAYDPERKLLSIVAAEPQNKSLLDEIALVTGVSEVYAYVGLRSAIAAAIKKHYYGDPTAFTTLENGGPQVVRSDASTMANAYDATGSGPRMAPNLQLRFETDASVRARAPGTQMSRMSTGMRDAASATRGGVAEVDFIESLNILVGLLEQERPHHRGHSAQLARQAAIVGKRMGMAPRELASMSIAAYLHDLGKSAERHYTLASNAANADWKTEARRLCKAPVKLFETVRLQPAVNTIITQLYEAYDGSGPLGTKGEDISLGARILAAVDSFLDLTKNPANAYGKALNKAQALDHLRKNAGVLYDPVVADIVGQVQSGELLRHRIVQDGRQVLIAESDEAIRTDMLESALRQGLVVHAFSSLDGAMDGLAQRECDVLVVSLRFGIQDVTALLQYARGMPEAGGLPIIVLGEPDNASRDRLLMAGATAVVSATDTDKAAEVVRQLYEDRIQHNGPARMVQGSYDELPQLELLKTLASGHKSGRLHLRHHSLEGYLHLEHGKVVFASYAGQSGEAAMQALLKLKQADFQFDPDSLLLEMPHLDKDLATVAKELTARKAASA; encoded by the coding sequence ATGTCGAAGCGTCGGCTCGGAGAGCGTCTGATCGAGGCCGGCCTCGTCACCGCCGAGGCCGTGGAGAAGGCCCTGGAGCACCAGAAGATCACCGGCTACAAGCTGGGCGACTGTCTGGTGGAGCTGGGGCTGCTCCAGGAGGCCGCGCTGCTGCGTTTCCTGGCCGCCGAGTTCAACACCCGCTTCGTGTCCGCGGAGAAGCTGGCCAAGGCCAAGCTCCCCACGGACGTGCTGGACAAGCTCCCGGTGCGCATGGCCGAGGCCCAGACGGTGCTGCCGCTGGCCTACGATCCGGAGCGCAAGCTGCTGTCCATCGTCGCCGCCGAGCCGCAGAACAAGTCGCTGCTGGACGAGATCGCCCTCGTCACGGGCGTATCGGAGGTCTACGCCTACGTGGGCCTGCGCAGCGCCATCGCCGCGGCCATCAAGAAGCACTACTACGGAGACCCCACCGCCTTCACCACGCTGGAGAACGGCGGCCCGCAGGTGGTGCGCTCGGACGCGTCCACCATGGCCAACGCCTACGACGCCACCGGGAGCGGGCCTCGAATGGCCCCGAACCTCCAGCTGCGCTTCGAGACGGACGCCAGCGTGCGGGCCCGGGCTCCCGGCACGCAGATGTCGCGCATGTCCACGGGTATGCGCGATGCGGCCAGCGCCACGCGCGGAGGGGTGGCCGAGGTCGACTTCATCGAGTCGCTGAACATCCTCGTGGGCCTGCTGGAGCAGGAGCGGCCCCACCACCGCGGGCACTCGGCGCAGCTGGCGCGCCAGGCGGCCATCGTGGGCAAGCGCATGGGCATGGCGCCCCGCGAGCTGGCCTCGATGTCCATCGCCGCCTACCTGCACGATCTGGGCAAGTCCGCCGAGCGCCACTACACGCTGGCCAGCAACGCCGCCAACGCGGACTGGAAGACGGAGGCCCGGCGCCTGTGCAAGGCGCCCGTGAAGCTCTTCGAGACCGTCCGCCTGCAGCCGGCGGTGAACACCATCATCACCCAGCTGTACGAGGCGTACGACGGCTCGGGGCCGCTGGGAACCAAGGGGGAGGACATCTCCCTGGGCGCGCGCATCCTGGCCGCGGTGGACAGCTTCCTGGATCTGACGAAGAACCCGGCCAACGCCTACGGCAAGGCCCTCAACAAGGCGCAGGCGCTGGATCACCTGCGCAAGAACGCGGGCGTCCTCTACGATCCGGTGGTGGCGGACATCGTCGGGCAGGTGCAGAGCGGCGAGCTGCTGCGCCACCGCATCGTCCAGGACGGGCGCCAGGTGCTCATCGCCGAGTCGGACGAGGCCATCCGCACGGACATGCTGGAGTCCGCGCTGCGCCAGGGACTGGTGGTGCACGCGTTCTCCTCGCTGGACGGCGCGATGGACGGGCTGGCGCAGCGGGAGTGCGACGTGCTGGTGGTGAGCCTGCGGTTCGGCATCCAGGATGTGACGGCGCTGCTCCAGTACGCGCGAGGCATGCCGGAGGCTGGAGGGCTGCCCATCATCGTGCTGGGAGAGCCGGACAACGCCTCGAGGGATCGGCTGCTGATGGCCGGAGCGACGGCGGTGGTGTCCGCGACGGACACCGACAAGGCCGCGGAAGTGGTCCGGCAGCTCTACGAGGACCGCATCCAGCACAACGGGCCAGCGCGCATGGTGCAGGGCAGCTATGACGAGCTGCCCCAGCTGGAGCTGCTGAAGACGCTGGCCAGCGGCCACAAGTCCGGGCGCCTCCACCTGCGACACCACTCGCTCGAGGGGTATCTGCACCTGGAGCATGGCAAGGTCGTCTTCGCCTCCTACGCCGGCCAGTCGGGCGAGGCCGCGATGCAGGCGCTGCTGAAGCTGAAGCAGGCGGACTTCCAGTTCGATCCGGACTCGCTGCTGCTGGAGATGCCCCACCTCGACAAGGATCTGGCGACGGTGGCCAAGGAGCTCACCGCGCGCAAGGCCGCCAGCGCCTGA